The stretch of DNA CTCACCGGGTCAGCAAGCGTCTTCGATAAATCCAGGGACTCAGACATTCCTGCCTGAGAAATTCATCCCTGTCTGAAAGAACCAGGGATTCAATCATTCCCGTCGGACCAAACGGTCAAGGACTATAGTATGCACATTCCACCGAACATGTCAACACTAAAAAAAACGGGAAATCAGGCTATTAAACCCTTGACGAAAGACAAAATTGTGTAAAATTTCCAACAATTCCTACGCGCACGTGTCCCATTTCGGGATTTCACCCCGCCCCATGCCGCCAATCCAGCCGGTGGCCGTACCAGGGGACTGCATCCGGCTGGCAAGCAACCCAACGTCCTGCCCCATGCCGCCAATCCAGCCGGTGGCTGTACCAGGGGACTGCATCCGGCTGGCAAACAAGCCAGGGGACTGCATCCGGCTGGCCAAAGTGCTCACGGTTTGGCAAGGATGCGAGAACCCAGCCGGTGGCTGTACCCCCAAAAAGGGGACTGCATCCGGCTGGCAAGCAAGCCAGGGGACTGCATCCGGCTGGCCAAAGTGCTCAAGGTATGGCAAGGATGCGAAAACCCAGCCGGTGGCTGTACCCCCCAAAAGGGGACTGCATCCGGCTGGCAAACAAGCCAGGGGACTGCATCCGGCTGGCCAAAGTGCTCAAGGTATGGCAAGGATGCGAAAACCCAGCCGGTGGCTGTACCCCCAAGAGCCCATCACCCAACCGGCCCCTCATACTCCCCCAGCTTCGCATACAACGTGCTGCGGCTGATCCCCAGAATCCGAGCCGCCTTCGCACGATTGTCATGGCAGCTGCGCAACACCTTCAGCACATGCTCCCGCTCCAGTTCGGCAAGCGAAAGCAACGGCCCCGGTTCCCGGGCCGAATTCGCGCTGATCTGCCCATCCCGCCAGATGTCCTCCGCCGTGATCAGCGTCCCCCGCGCCCGGTGCGCAACGCGTTCGATAAGATTCCGCAACTGGCGCACATTTCCCGCCCAGTGGTATTGCTTCAAAACCTGCTCGGCCTCCGGCGACAGCGTCCGGATAAGCGCCGGCTCCCGCGCCGCCAGATTATCAATGAAATACTGCGCCAGAATCGGAATATCCTCCGTCCGCTCCCGAAGCGGCGGAGCCTGGATCGTAAAACCGGCCAGCCGGTGATACAAATCCCCCCGAAACCCCTTGTCCTCCACCGGGCGGTTCGTCGCCGCGATAAAACGGACGTCCGCAAACTCCTCGTGCGACGCCCCGATGCGGCGGTACGTGCCGTGTTCGATCACCCGTAGTATGCGGGCCTGGTTCTCGCTGCTCAGGTCCCCCACCTCGTCCAGAAACAGTATCCCCCCATCCGCCACGCTGATCAGGCCACGCTTCGCCACGTGCGCACCCGTAAACGCCCCCTTTTCATGCCCGAAAAGCTCGCTTTCAAAAAGCTCCGGCGGGATCGCCGCGCAATTGATAATGATATAGGGCTTCTCCGCCCGCGCGCTGTTCCGGTGCAGCGCGCGCGCGATCAGCTCCTTCCCCGTCCCCGTCTCCCCCGTGATCAATACATTCAGCGGTGTCTGCGCCGCCTCATACACCTGCGACCGCAACCCCTTCATGACCCGGCTCTGCCCAACCAGCGGCATCTTCTCCAGTGACTCGGCCCCGGAAAGCCGGTGGTTCAGCTTGACCAGTTTCTCGTGTTCCCGCGCCGCGTGCACATACGGGCCGACCAGCTCGCAGAGCGCCGAAAAAAGCCGAAGCGCCGGCTCCCGCTCATTGCCGATCCCGCGCGCCGGCGACACAAGCACCCCCACACCCAGGCACTGCTGAGAGAAAAACACCGGAGCCAGAAGCACCTGCTGGCCTTCCCCGTCCTTCCCCTCGTGAGATGACGCAAACGCGCGCCGCTCAGCCACCGCACGCTCAATATCCTCGTTCGGCACGGCAGCCCCCGCCGCCTCCCCCAGAAGCGCGCCCAGCGGCCAGCGGCCATCGTCATCCTCCAGTATCAGCACCTCCGCCGGCGCGAAGCGCTTTGCGAACACCGCCCCGATCTCCCCGCACAGCGCCGCCTCCGAATTCAGGTGGCTGCATACCCGGGAAAAGCGAAACAGCAGAACATAGTCCGTTATCGAACCCGGCCAAGCGCTCTCCTGATCGATCGCGTCCAGCCCCAGATCCTTCAGGTCGATCGATATCGTGTCCGAATCAGTAGCCCGCTTCGCCGGCGCCGCAGCAGCCGCCGCCGCCACCGCCGTAACGAGAAATACCGCCCGGCCAACGCTGAATTCCTCGCCCACCTTGAGAACCGCGTCAAGCTGCGGCATCCCGTCCACCAGCGCCGGATTCCGGCTTCCCAGATCCAGCAGCCGGACACCGTTCTCCGCCGGCTCGATACGGCAGTGCTGCCGCGAAACCGTGCTGTCATCCACCACAATATCACATCGATACGACCGGCCTATGACCAGCGGCTTCGCGTCCAGGAGCCACGAAGCCCCCCGGGTGAAACCGGCCTTCGCCGTAACCACGATCTGCATACGACTCACCCCTTTGCCCTGATGCTTCGCAACATTTGCCTCGCTTCCGCAATCGCAATGGCGGCGGCGCGCGCTGCAAAGGCGCACGACCGGCCAGCCCGCGTACTCCCCGAAACCCACCGCCTATCATACGTCAATCCCGCACACCCGATACAACCACAATGTTACGCCACTGCACTGTCCGAAAACCGGACAGCACACCCTGTCCGAAAAACAGACACCGACGCCGCAAAGATCACCCTCGCCCGCATCACAAATCATTCCAAAGTAATACACTGCAACAACTTCCCGGGCCGTCATTTATTTGGCACACATCTGGTATACATGACAGATAGCTTCCGGACGGATTCGACTCCAGAGGGTGAAGCCGAACGAAGCCTCGCAGGGATGAATGCGCTGTCGTCCCTGCGAGAAATTCAACCCTAACGCCCCAAACGGGCGATACAGTTTTGACTCCAGGACATGCGGAACGGAACCGCCCCTCCCCCAAGCCCGCCCGTGTGTTCTGGAGTTTTTGTAACACTTTAGCCGTCTGAAGTAAGGCGTTCGCCGATACGAGATTCCTTACTTACAAAGGATGTATTCGTCATTCCCGCGAAGGCGGGAATCCAGAGGGTTTGCGAGGTTAACGTTGCATGGTCTCTGGATCCCCACTTTCGTGGGGATGACGGTGCTCGATCACCGAGAGCCGCCACCGTTGGGTGCGACGAGGGCGACTACTTCAGACGGCTAAAGTGTTACGAGTTTTTCTTTTCCTCCCCCCCGCAATCCCACCCCTCCGGAGGTTAGCCATCCTAATGAGCCGTAGCGGTACCTGACGTAATTCGCTGGACAAAAACATTATCATCCCGCAAAACCCTGCTCTCCGCCCCCCGTGCCGCGCGATCGCTCCCCAGGCGCGTTCGTGTGCCCCCAACAACACCAGCCCCACCCCCCCCAGCACACCACCAAATCCAGCGGCGCCTGCGCCAGCTACGCTGCATCCTTGCGCCTGCGCGTGAGTATCGCTCCTTTTCGATCTTCTTCGCTTCGTACTACGATCCGTCAACCTCTCCCCGCCCCACTCTTCGGACAGTTCCAATGGCCGCCGTGGACCCACCATCACCCCACAAGTGCAACGCCCGCCAACGTGCCTTCGCCTTCCAGCCTGAGACAGCGTGAGCGCCAACCTCGAACGCCCCATGGAAGCCGTGAAAACAGCCCTGGAATCCCAAAGCGAAACCACACTTCCGTCATTCGCGTTCATTCGCTCTACAATCAACTTCTTTGTGATCTCTGTACTACTATCCGTCATTTTCTTGTTTTTTCTGCAAGTTCTTGCGCGCAATACCTCCGTAACAACCTGTTGTAAAAGCATTTACGAATTGGAAACTCCAGGAAGAATTTCCGGGCCGTCCCATGAATACCAAAGTATGAAGTATTTATTCTATTATTGACCACAGTTACGATGACACGGATTACGGCGACGTCCGAGACAAGATGGGGACCAGACAACCCGCCGCCCCTTCCACCCGCTTCTGATTCCGATGCTTTAATTCAATCCGAATGGGCTTTCGTAAATCCGGCGCGCAGCCAGCAGGCATCACATCAACGACCAGACCGATTACTATCGTGTCGTCATGAAATAAATCCGTGGTCACAATTCCTGATCGCGGCCAGTGGCCGCTCGAGGCGCATTCGTGTGCATTGGTGTCCATTCGTGGTCAAAAACGCACCCCCATTCAACCAACTACTTCATCTGCGTACAAGAGCCATCCTCTGCGCTCTCTGCGTTCTCTGCGGTTAAAGCCCTTCTCCATTTCTCTTCGTGCCCTTTGTGCCCTTCGTGGTGATCATTTTTTTGGTTGCGGCCAGAGGCGCCTCTGTGCTCTCTGTGGCTCCAGATCCAATCCCCCGCCCGCCGAAACCGCGCGCCGCGCCCTCGATCGTCTCCTTTGCGCCTTTGCGCCTTCGCGTGAATATCAATCCTTCTCCAACTTCTTTCCTTCGTGGTCTTCGCGCCCTTCGTGGTGAACGTTTTTTCGGTTGCGGCCAACGGCTGCCCTGCGTCCATTCGCGTTCATTCGCGGTTCAAAAAAGTCGTTGCGGCCAATGGCTGCCCTGTGCCCTTTGCCCTTCGTGGTGCTCCCCCCCCTCGGTTGCGAAAGAAGGCTGCGCCAGGTTCATTCGTGGTTCGCGCCCGGGCGCGCGGCTTGCGTTGAGGGCAAAAAAAGAACCATAATTACAGCCCGCAGCGCGTGACCAGGCCGGGACTTGCCCGCCAGCCGGTCCGGGCAGACAAAACCTCGGCCATACATACAGGCCGAATCAATCCCTCATCCACGATTAACCGGGGAGTGGTATGCAAGTTCATCCGACAGCCGTAGTCCATCCGGACGCCACGCTCGCGGACGATGTCGAAGTACAGGCCTACGCCATTGTCGAAGCCGGCGTCACCATCGGGGCCGGCTCCGTAATCGGGCCCCACTGCGTGATCGGCCAGGGCACCGTCATGGGCCGCGGAAACCGCACCTACAGCGGAGCCCAGGTCGGCGTGCCGCCCCAGGATCTCAAGCACCGCGTCGGCCACCCGGGCAACACCCGGATCGGCGACTACAACACCATCCGGGAATTCGTCACCATCAGTTCCAGCACGCGCTACAGCGACGACCCGGCGGAAGACACCAAGATCACCCGCATCGGCAGCCATTGCCTCCTGATGGCCACCTGCCACGTCGGCCACGATTGCGTCCTCGGCGACCATGTCATCATCGCCAACGCCTCCCCCCTCGCCGGCCACGTCACCATCCACGACCGCGCCTTCGTCGGCGGCCTCACCGGCGTCCACCAGTTCTGCATCGTCGGAACCATGGCCTTCATCGGCGGCATGTCACGCATCAACAAGGATGTCCTCCCCTACATGCTCTGCGAGGGACACCCCGGGCGCTGCCACGGCCCCAACACCATCGGCCTCGAACGAAACGGCCTGACCCCCGACCAGATCAAGACGATCCGCACCATGTACAAGATCCTCTACCGCT from Candidatus Hydrogenedentota bacterium encodes:
- a CDS encoding sigma 54-dependent Fis family transcriptional regulator; the encoded protein is MQIVVTAKAGFTRGASWLLDAKPLVIGRSYRCDIVVDDSTVSRQHCRIEPAENGVRLLDLGSRNPALVDGMPQLDAVLKVGEEFSVGRAVFLVTAVAAAAAAAPAKRATDSDTISIDLKDLGLDAIDQESAWPGSITDYVLLFRFSRVCSHLNSEAALCGEIGAVFAKRFAPAEVLILEDDDGRWPLGALLGEAAGAAVPNEDIERAVAERRAFASSHEGKDGEGQQVLLAPVFFSQQCLGVGVLVSPARGIGNEREPALRLFSALCELVGPYVHAAREHEKLVKLNHRLSGAESLEKMPLVGQSRVMKGLRSQVYEAAQTPLNVLITGETGTGKELIARALHRNSARAEKPYIIINCAAIPPELFESELFGHEKGAFTGAHVAKRGLISVADGGILFLDEVGDLSSENQARILRVIEHGTYRRIGASHEEFADVRFIAATNRPVEDKGFRGDLYHRLAGFTIQAPPLRERTEDIPILAQYFIDNLAAREPALIRTLSPEAEQVLKQYHWAGNVRQLRNLIERVAHRARGTLITAEDIWRDGQISANSAREPGPLLSLAELEREHVLKVLRSCHDNRAKAARILGISRSTLYAKLGEYEGPVG
- the lpxA gene encoding acyl-ACP--UDP-N-acetylglucosamine O-acyltransferase, with amino-acid sequence MQVHPTAVVHPDATLADDVEVQAYAIVEAGVTIGAGSVIGPHCVIGQGTVMGRGNRTYSGAQVGVPPQDLKHRVGHPGNTRIGDYNTIREFVTISSSTRYSDDPAEDTKITRIGSHCLLMATCHVGHDCVLGDHVIIANASPLAGHVTIHDRAFVGGLTGVHQFCIVGTMAFIGGMSRINKDVLPYMLCEGHPGRCHGPNTIGLERNGLTPDQIKTIRTMYKILYRSNLNITQAVARIEAEVPDSPERKTILDFIAASQRGLLG